The Diadema setosum chromosome 12, eeDiaSeto1, whole genome shotgun sequence genome has a segment encoding these proteins:
- the LOC140236277 gene encoding kappa-type opioid receptor-like: protein MAEAFDYQGSSEIFVSHVNSVKSNHSSLAPRDICLAGAYCVLFVLGVTGNTVLLLAIALSRKLQTRTSFLIINLSVSDLLVSTLQPIQVSVLLRRINLPLHDVICQLTAALDITAIGSSVITIMLIAFNRCVLIIKPLQTFDRIFSARHLVAMVIFSWLYPTLVFIVPQLAGHGRLGYDARTRLCMCDFSHKNVNTFVHLVNSSSAIALGVLFVCHWLILRRVKQSAAKSRSSSLTTERRYRSHTEHVITKNLLCVVCCFLLCVTPFWGVFLAIPFLEGSALHRALRVTPYVCLPLVLDSCLNPIIYGWKHPHFRVVIACMLRGRWPDIPEPSRLLARFLARNNGGIQTSHSNSVATGCETQSKNVIIETNNK from the coding sequence ATGGCGGAGGCATTTGACTACCAAGGAAGCAGTGAGATTTTCGTCAGCCATGTAAACTCGGTGAAATCCAATCATTCCAGTCTTGCTCCTAGGGATATATGTTTGGCTGGAGCGTATTGTGTTTTGTTCGTTCTGGGAGTTACTGGGAACACCGTGCTGTTACTCGCTATCGCACTGTCGAGGAAACTCCAGACGAGAACCTCTTTCCTCATCATCAACCTCAGCGTCAGTGATCTACTGGTATCCACCCTTCAGCCGATTCAGGTCAGCGTGTTGCTAAGAAGAATTAACTTGCCACTTCATGATGTGATTTGCCAACTAACAGCTGCACTTGATATTACTGCTATCGGGAGTAGTGTCATCACCATCATGCTGATTGCTTTCAATCGCTGCGTGCTCATTATCAAACCACTGCAGACATTTGACCGCATCTTTTCGGCAAGACacttggttgccatggtaattttTTCTTGGTTGTATCCCACCTTAGTTTTCATCGTCCCACAGCTGGCTGGCCATGGTCGTCTTGGATATGACGCGCGTACGCGACTCTGCATGTGTGATTTCTCTCACAAGAATGTAAATACTTTCGTTCATCTCGTTAATTCCTCGTCAGCGATCGCTCTCGGTGTGTTGTTCGTCTGCCACTGGCTCATCTTAAGGCGGGTAAAACAGAGTGCCGCCAAGTCCAGGTCGAGTTCACTGACCACTGAGAGAAGATATCGCAGTCATACCGAACACGTGATCACCAAGAACCTCTTGTGTGTCGTATGCTGCTTCCTCCTGTGCGTAACCCCCTTCTGGGGCGTCTTCCTAGCCATCCCGTTCCTGGAGGGATCCGCTCTGCACCGAGCACTCAGAGTGACACCTTACGTCTGTTTACCCCTGGTGCTCGACAGTTGCCTGAATCCAATCATCTACGGCTGGAAGCATCCTCACTTCAGGGTGGTCATCGCCTGTATGCTTCGGGGACGTTGGCCTGATATCCCGGAGCCCTCCCGACTGCTGGCACGATTCCTCGCTCGTAACAATGGTGGCATACAGACGTCTCATTCTAATAGTGTGGCAACGGGATGCGAGACACAGAGcaaaaatgtcatcattgagactaacaataaatga
- the LOC140236278 gene encoding uncharacterized protein, with product MASLETLFLSSKTPRRKIFVTVFESPPADTVDRLKAHLDQVDDTGSIKFTHELEVDNSIPFLDTKITKRPDGTTKMVVYRKKTHTGQYPNFQSHHPFHQKLGVIRTLMDRAHSIVTEEADLKAEEDYIQSSLRKCGYPGWSFKKAKKKRGDNQTKKNSLTKPTNQRRKLVTIPCVKGTSEALQRIYQKYHISTAFRPHKKLRNILVHPKDKRSIDDQAGVVYQIPCGNCERSYIGETARKFGTRKNEHKLEVDTVSASYYTRGKKKEPTSHMHKSAINGHVASENHHINWKKCSILARDSGKTSRWIREAIHIRKQQGRTFNRDLGQYSLSSIYDPILSDRRAPATSACGKSFSQRSI from the exons ATGGCATCGCTTGAAACGCTCTTCCTCAGCTCCAAGACACCGAGACGAAAAATCTTTGTCACTGTGTTCGAGTCTCCACCA GCGGACACAGTCGACAGACTCAAGGCGCACCTAGACCAAGTCGATGACACAGGCAGTATCAAATTCACCCATGAGTTGGAGGTTGATAATTCCATCCCTTTCCTGGACACCAAGATCACAAAAAGACCGGATGGCACAACCAAGATGGTCGTCTACAGGAAAAAGACACACACGGGACAATACCCGAATTTCCAATCCCACCATCCATTCCATCAAAAACTAGGGGTCATCCGTACACTCATGGACAGAGCACACAGCATCGTCACGGAGGAAGCAGACCTGAAGGCAGAGGAAGATTACATCCAGTCCTCTCTCAGGAAATGTGGATACCCTGGCTGGTCTTTCAAGAAAGccaaaaagaaaaggggggaTAATCAAACCAAGAAGAACTCACTGACCAAACCAACCAATCAGAGGAGGAAATTGGTAACCATCCCATGTGTAAAGGGTACCTCGGAAGCATTGCAAAGGATTTACCAGAAATACCACATCTCCACAGCATTCAGGCCACACAAGAAACTCAGGAACATCTTAGTCCACCCAAAAGACAAACGATCCATCGATGACCAAGCGGGGGTAGTTTACCAGATTCCGTGTGGTAACTGTGAAAGAAGCTACATTGGAGAAACAGCTAGAAAATTTGGCACCagaaaaaatgaacacaaactAGAGGTAGACACAGTTAGTGCGTCCTACTAcacaagaggaaaaaagaaggaaCCCACCTCCCACATGCACAAGTCAGCCATCAACGGCCATGTGGCCAGTGAAAACCACCACATCAACTGGAAGAAGTGTTCCATCCTAGCCAGAGACTCTGGAAAAACCTCACGCTGGATAAGGGAAGCAATTCACATTCGGAAACAACAAGGGAGAACCTTCAACCGAGATCTCGGACAATATTCACTTTCCTCAATATACGATCCCATTCTCTCAGATCGGCGTGCGCCAGCTACGTCGGCTTGTGGGAAGTCCTTCTCACAACGCTCGATCTGA